A stretch of the Nothobranchius furzeri strain GRZ-AD chromosome 5, NfurGRZ-RIMD1, whole genome shotgun sequence genome encodes the following:
- the dedd1 gene encoding death effector domain-containing 1, with the protein MATVHFPGPTNRDSLYWDETECLNYYGMLSLHEIFEIVGCQLTETDIEVLSFLLNESYSAPHPLDPVGWTIEPAEDDPEDLGLAPTPPLLKAWGRIKPKASQPSSVDIKPKSGVGLLLELERRGYLCDGNLEPLLQLLRVLTRHDLLPLVSHKRRRTVSPERVGQRYETNRTELVFGLQHTCRQTEIPFSSFTNPFTTDISSPLAGSSTRRQRRRRGYGWSRRSKKTTRLVQPLPPPAPQKVSCDIRLRVRAEYLEHESALRDAVSSDKRQPLERQFELFSRANSLLHARDLGSIVCDIKFTELDNLEAFWGDYLSGALLEALKGVFITDSLRMAAGSEGVRLLISVDQDDYEDGRRLLSARKTMSSSNGGRRQTR; encoded by the exons ATGGCTACAGTGCATTTTCCAGGGCCCACCAACAGGGACTCGCTCTACTGGGATGAAACAGAATGCCTCAACTACTATGGGATGTTGTCTCTACATGAGATCTTTGAAATAGTTGGATGTCAGCTAACAGAGACCGATATAGAAGTTCTCTCTTTCCTTTTGAATGAAAGCTACTCTGCACCACACCCTCTCGACCCTGTAGGCTGGACTATTGAACCTGCTGAAGACGATCCAGAGGACTTGGGCTTGGCACCGACTCCACCGCTGCTGAAAGCGTGGGGACGGATAAAGCCCAAGGCATCCCAGCCATCGTCAGTGGACATAAAGCCTAAGAGTGGTGTTGGGCTGCTGTTGGAGCTTGAGAGACGAGGATATCTCTGTGATGGCAACCTGGAACCACTGCTGCAGCTGCTGAGAGTCCTCACTCGTCATGACCTGCTGCCTTTGGTGTCTCATAAAAGAAGGAGGACGG TGTCTCCAGAGAGAGTTGGACAGAGGTATGAAACGAACAGAACAGAGTTGGTGTTTGGACTGCAGCATACCTGCAGACAGACAGAGATCCCATTCTCATCTTTCACAAACCCATTTACCACCG ATATTTCCTCCCCTTTGGCTGGTTCATCTACCAGGAGGCAAAGGAGGAGGAGGGGTTATGGTTGGAGCCGTAGGTCAAAGAAAACAACCAGACTGGTCCAGCCACTGCCTCCACCAGCACCTCAGAAAGTGTCATGCG ATATCCGCCTTCGCGTTCGTGCGGAGTACCTGGAGCACGAGTCAGCCCTGCGTGATGCCGTCTCCTCAGACAAGCGGCAGCCGCTGGAGAGGCAGTTTGAGTTGTTCAGTCGCGCCAACTCGCTGCTGCACGCCCGAGACCTGGGCTCCATCGTCTGCGACATCAAGTTCACGGAGCTGGACAACCTCGAGGCATTCTGGGGGGACTACCTGAGCGGAGCGCTGTTGGAAGCCTTAAAGGGGGTTTTCATCACCGACTCTCTGAGGATGGCCGCAGGCTCTGAGGGAGTCCGCCTTCTGATCAGTGTTGACCAAGACGACTACGAGGACGGCCGACGACTGCTGAGTGCCCGCAAAACGATGTCCTCCAGTAATGGTGGGCGCAGACAGACACGCTAG